In the genome of Saprospira sp. CCB-QB6, one region contains:
- a CDS encoding aldehyde dehydrogenase family protein, whose amino-acid sequence MQETNVLEEALKAPNFKPQYENFIGGEWVKPTNGEYFENVSPVDGKSFTRIPRSTKEDIDKAVAAAWAAAPAWNNSSATFRSNILLKIADRMEENLELLARTETWDNGKAIRETRAADMPLAIDHFRYFAGVIRAEEGSMSELDANTVCINVPEPLGVVAQIIPWNFPLLMAAWKMAPALAAGNCVVLKPAEQTPVGILILMELIQDILPKGVLNVVNGFGVEAGKPLASHPDVRKVAFTGETTTGQLIMQYASKNLVPVTLELGGKSPNVFFANVMAEDDAFFDKCLEGAAMFALNQGEVCTCPSRILVQESIADKFIERLVERVKAIKMGHPLDPTTMMGAQASNDQYEKILNYIKIGKEEGCEVLAGGAAATVDSLSGGYYIQPTILKGHNKMRVFQEEIFGPVVCVTTFKDEAEALEIANDTPYGLGAGVWTRDMHQAYQISRKIEAGRVWVNNYHAYPAHAPFGGYKKSGIGRETHKMMLAHYRQTKNMLISYDKNALGFF is encoded by the coding sequence ATGCAAGAAACAAATGTACTAGAAGAGGCATTGAAAGCACCTAATTTCAAGCCTCAATATGAAAACTTTATTGGTGGCGAATGGGTAAAGCCCACCAATGGCGAATACTTTGAGAACGTATCACCTGTAGACGGTAAAAGCTTTACTCGCATTCCTCGTTCAACCAAAGAAGACATTGACAAAGCTGTAGCTGCTGCTTGGGCTGCTGCTCCTGCTTGGAATAACAGTTCGGCCACTTTCCGTAGCAATATTTTGCTCAAGATCGCCGATCGTATGGAAGAAAACCTAGAGCTTCTCGCCCGCACAGAAACTTGGGACAATGGTAAAGCCATTCGCGAAACTCGTGCAGCAGATATGCCCTTGGCCATCGACCATTTCCGTTATTTTGCAGGCGTAATCCGTGCAGAAGAAGGAAGCATGAGTGAATTGGATGCAAATACAGTTTGTATCAATGTTCCTGAGCCTTTGGGCGTAGTTGCTCAAATTATTCCTTGGAACTTCCCACTTTTAATGGCTGCATGGAAAATGGCTCCAGCTTTGGCTGCGGGTAACTGTGTAGTACTTAAGCCTGCAGAGCAAACTCCCGTAGGCATTTTAATTTTGATGGAACTCATCCAAGACATTTTGCCCAAAGGTGTATTGAATGTAGTCAACGGTTTTGGCGTAGAAGCTGGTAAGCCTCTCGCTTCACACCCTGATGTACGTAAAGTTGCCTTTACTGGAGAGACTACTACGGGTCAGCTTATCATGCAATATGCTTCTAAAAACTTGGTTCCTGTTACTTTGGAGCTTGGTGGTAAATCACCCAATGTTTTCTTTGCAAATGTAATGGCAGAAGACGACGCTTTCTTTGACAAATGCTTGGAAGGTGCAGCTATGTTTGCCCTAAACCAAGGAGAAGTTTGTACTTGTCCCTCTCGTATTTTAGTTCAAGAAAGCATTGCTGATAAATTTATCGAACGTCTGGTAGAGCGCGTTAAAGCCATTAAAATGGGACATCCGCTAGATCCTACCACAATGATGGGAGCACAAGCTTCTAATGATCAATATGAAAAAATCCTCAACTATATCAAAATTGGTAAAGAAGAGGGTTGCGAAGTATTAGCAGGTGGTGCTGCAGCTACAGTAGACAGCCTTTCTGGTGGTTACTACATTCAGCCCACTATCCTAAAAGGACACAACAAAATGCGAGTATTCCAAGAAGAGATTTTTGGTCCAGTTGTTTGTGTAACAACCTTTAAAGATGAGGCTGAAGCCCTAGAAATTGCTAACGATACGCCTTATGGTTTGGGTGCTGGTGTTTGGACACGCGATATGCACCAAGCTTACCAAATCTCTAGAAAAATTGAAGCTGGACGTGTTTGGGTGAATAACTATCACGCTTACCCTGCTCATGCTCCTTTTGGTGGTTATAAGAAGTCAGGAATCGGACGCGAGACCCACAAGATGATGCTGGCGCACTATCGCCAAACGAAGAACATGCTCATCTCTTACGATAAGAACGCCCTCGGCTTCTTCTAA
- the secA gene encoding preprotein translocase subunit SecA, which yields MFGFLKKIFGNKEERDIEELRPVVAQINEEYAKLKSLSHDELRHKTIEFRAAIKDYLADIDLEIEKLQEQAVSTEDIFKKEDLYKEVDQLKKDRDQRLEEVLENLLPQAFAVVKETARRFTEEETLEVTATDFDHEVVSTWINDEIRPLELNGDKAIWKNRWMAAGNEVIWNMVHYDVQLIGGAVLHSGKIAEMATGEGKTLVATLPAYLNGLAGEGVHIITVNDYLAKRDAEWMAPLLSFLFLTVDCIDKHRPHSEGRKAAYRCDVTYGTNNEFGFDYLRDNMVHKVDEKVQGKFHYTMIDEVDSVLIDDARTPLIISGPTPKDDRAELFLGLKPAVEQIMNAQKKLVVQLIRSAKEKIAAGDASAEEGGGGLDLFRAYRGLPKNRALIKFLSEPGMQQILQKTEAFYMAEQSKHMHKADAELFFVIEEKNRSVELTDRGTDFLGKGGSDKHLFVMEDINDKLLQVDNSSLSPEEKQLKKDELIQAFAAKSERLHAMRQLLKAYALFHKEDEYIVVDGKVKIVDEQTGRVMDGRRYSDGLHQALEAKENVEIENSTQTYATVTLQNFFRMYHKLAGMTGTAETESQELWDIYKLDVVIIPTNRPIARDDRNDLVYKTEREKYQAIIDEVVKLREAGRPVLVGTTSVQSSEILSRMLGLRKIPHNVLNAKQHAREADVVAEAGKSGQVTIATNMAGRGTDIKLSDEVKELGGLAIIGTERHDSRRVDRQLRGRAGRQGDVGSSQFYVSLEDKLMRLFRSDRIAKMMDRLGHKDGDVLQHPMISKSIERAQKKVEENNFGIRKRLLEYDDVMNMQREEIYRRRNNALEGDRLAIDLNDMFLDLLYELIAQYQNERNYEGFEQAMIQNFGIDPQITAEELYTTDPNDLTDQLSAPLFATYNRKFEHIAQAILPLIQRIYEDESNNFTKIAIPFTNGIQALEINADMEQAVKTNGKSLINQIERSITLALIDSNWKEHLRDMDELKDQVQNASFAQKDPLVVYKIESRKLFAQLRSRISQEVCSFLFRGLIPIQQESQIQEAHEVEEEEYFEEVHSNIEEQKAEQEAQRQAAQQPQGPAPKVAPRRVENKVGRNDLCPCGSGKKYKHCHGKN from the coding sequence ATGTTTGGTTTCTTAAAAAAGATATTTGGGAACAAGGAAGAGCGTGATATTGAAGAGTTGCGCCCCGTTGTCGCCCAAATTAACGAGGAGTACGCCAAGCTCAAGAGCTTGAGCCATGATGAGCTCCGTCATAAAACAATTGAATTTAGAGCGGCCATTAAAGATTATTTGGCAGATATTGATTTAGAGATTGAAAAGCTGCAAGAGCAGGCGGTCTCTACAGAGGATATCTTCAAAAAAGAAGATCTTTATAAGGAGGTAGACCAATTGAAAAAGGATCGCGATCAGCGTCTAGAAGAGGTCTTGGAAAATCTTTTGCCTCAGGCTTTTGCTGTAGTGAAAGAAACGGCTCGTCGTTTTACAGAAGAAGAAACCCTAGAGGTAACGGCTACTGATTTTGATCATGAGGTAGTGAGTACCTGGATCAATGATGAGATTCGTCCACTAGAGCTAAATGGAGATAAGGCGATCTGGAAAAACCGCTGGATGGCTGCAGGAAATGAGGTGATCTGGAATATGGTCCATTATGATGTGCAGCTTATTGGTGGTGCTGTTTTGCACTCGGGTAAAATTGCCGAGATGGCGACAGGGGAAGGTAAAACCCTAGTCGCTACTTTGCCCGCTTACCTTAATGGTTTGGCTGGTGAAGGCGTGCATATTATTACAGTAAACGACTACTTAGCGAAACGGGATGCCGAATGGATGGCTCCTTTGTTGAGCTTCCTTTTCCTTACTGTAGATTGTATTGATAAGCACCGTCCGCATTCTGAAGGACGCAAGGCGGCTTACCGTTGTGATGTAACTTATGGAACCAACAATGAATTTGGTTTTGATTATCTGCGGGATAATATGGTCCATAAGGTAGACGAAAAAGTACAAGGTAAGTTCCACTATACCATGATTGATGAGGTGGACTCGGTTTTGATTGATGATGCACGTACGCCACTCATCATTTCTGGTCCAACCCCTAAAGATGATCGTGCTGAGCTATTTTTGGGCCTTAAGCCTGCTGTAGAGCAGATTATGAATGCCCAAAAGAAATTGGTTGTTCAGTTGATTCGTTCTGCTAAAGAAAAAATTGCCGCTGGTGACGCAAGTGCCGAAGAGGGCGGGGGAGGACTCGATCTTTTCCGTGCTTATCGAGGATTACCTAAAAACCGTGCGCTCATTAAGTTTTTGAGTGAGCCTGGCATGCAGCAAATTCTACAAAAAACAGAGGCTTTCTATATGGCCGAGCAAAGTAAGCATATGCACAAAGCTGATGCGGAACTGTTTTTTGTCATTGAAGAGAAAAACCGTAGTGTAGAACTGACCGATCGAGGAACAGATTTCTTGGGTAAGGGCGGTTCTGATAAGCACCTATTTGTTATGGAGGATATCAATGATAAACTCTTGCAAGTAGATAATAGTAGCCTCAGCCCCGAAGAAAAACAGCTCAAAAAAGATGAGTTGATTCAGGCTTTTGCCGCAAAAAGTGAGCGCCTACACGCCATGCGCCAATTACTCAAAGCTTATGCGCTTTTCCATAAAGAAGACGAATATATCGTTGTAGATGGCAAGGTGAAAATTGTCGATGAGCAAACGGGCCGCGTTATGGATGGCCGCCGCTATTCTGATGGTCTACACCAAGCACTAGAAGCTAAGGAAAATGTAGAGATTGAAAACTCTACACAAACTTATGCTACGGTAACCTTACAGAATTTCTTCCGAATGTACCACAAACTCGCAGGGATGACGGGTACAGCAGAAACGGAATCACAGGAGCTTTGGGATATTTATAAATTGGATGTGGTAATTATTCCCACCAATCGTCCTATCGCCCGCGATGATCGTAACGATTTGGTCTATAAGACAGAACGTGAAAAATATCAAGCGATCATTGATGAGGTCGTGAAATTGAGAGAAGCAGGCCGTCCTGTACTCGTTGGAACAACTTCGGTCCAGAGCTCAGAGATTTTGAGCCGTATGTTGGGCCTTCGCAAAATTCCTCATAATGTACTTAACGCTAAACAACACGCCCGTGAGGCCGATGTTGTGGCCGAAGCTGGTAAAAGTGGACAGGTTACCATTGCAACCAACATGGCCGGTCGGGGTACCGATATTAAACTAAGCGATGAGGTGAAGGAATTAGGGGGACTGGCCATTATTGGTACAGAACGCCACGATTCTCGCCGGGTAGACCGCCAGCTCCGTGGTCGTGCCGGTCGTCAAGGAGATGTGGGGTCTTCTCAGTTTTATGTTTCTCTAGAAGATAAACTGATGCGCCTTTTCCGCTCTGATCGTATCGCTAAAATGATGGACCGCCTAGGCCACAAAGATGGCGATGTTTTGCAACATCCTATGATTAGCAAATCTATCGAAAGAGCACAGAAGAAGGTGGAAGAGAATAACTTCGGTATTCGTAAACGCCTACTCGAATATGATGATGTGATGAATATGCAGCGGGAAGAAATTTACCGCCGCCGTAATAATGCTCTAGAAGGAGATCGCCTAGCGATTGACCTCAACGATATGTTCCTCGATTTGCTTTATGAGTTGATTGCTCAATATCAAAATGAACGCAATTATGAGGGCTTTGAACAGGCTATGATCCAAAACTTTGGGATTGATCCACAAATTACGGCTGAAGAGCTGTACACTACAGACCCCAATGATTTGACAGATCAGCTGTCTGCTCCTCTTTTTGCTACTTATAATCGAAAATTTGAGCATATCGCTCAAGCCATTTTGCCGCTCATCCAACGTATCTATGAGGATGAAAGCAATAATTTTACAAAAATTGCTATCCCTTTCACTAACGGTATCCAAGCTTTGGAGATCAATGCCGATATGGAACAGGCCGTAAAAACAAATGGTAAGAGCCTGATTAACCAAATCGAACGCTCTATTACTTTGGCCCTAATCGATTCTAACTGGAAAGAGCATCTCCGCGATATGGACGAGCTCAAAGATCAGGTCCAAAATGCTTCTTTTGCCCAGAAAGACCCCTTGGTGGTCTACAAAATTGAGTCACGTAAGCT
- a CDS encoding peptide chain release factor 3 — protein MSTKIAAEVNKRRTFAVVAHPDAGKTTLTEKLLLFGGAIQVAGAVKSNKIKKSTTSDFMEIEKQRGISVATSVMGFEYRERQINILDTPGHKDFAEDTYRTLTAVDSVIVVIDVAKGVEEQTERLVEVCRMRDTPVMVFINKLDRVGKDGMDLLDEIEEKLKLNVCPLSWPVGMGPDFKGVYNIYEKQLNLFAPGTKYGDLTALEDLDDPLLDKLVGEDYAAELREEANMVMEVYPEFDREAYLKGQLSPVFFGSAVNNFGVKELLDCFVEVAPTPTGFHTEERDIEPLEPKFTGFIFKIHANMDPRHRDRIAFMRVCSGVFERNTNYLHVRKNKKMKFSNPTTFMASKKEVVEHAYPGDIVGLYDSGNFKIGDGLTEGETLHFKGIPSFSPELFRYIENANPMKSKQLAKGIDQLMDEGVAQIFTKTSNNRKIIGTVGQLQFDVLQYRLEHEYGASCRYEPVQLHKACWIEAEDEAELKEFLRKKAQFIAKDKDGRYVYLAESKWMLSTAQQDYPKIKFHFKSDF, from the coding sequence ATGTCGACAAAAATAGCTGCAGAAGTAAATAAGAGGCGCACCTTTGCCGTAGTGGCCCACCCCGATGCGGGGAAAACAACCTTGACCGAAAAACTCCTTCTTTTTGGTGGAGCGATTCAGGTAGCGGGAGCGGTAAAGTCTAATAAAATTAAGAAATCGACCACTTCCGATTTTATGGAAATTGAGAAGCAGCGGGGGATTTCGGTGGCCACTTCAGTCATGGGTTTTGAGTATCGGGAGCGGCAGATCAACATTTTGGATACGCCGGGTCACAAAGATTTTGCAGAAGATACTTATCGGACTTTGACGGCGGTGGACAGCGTAATTGTGGTGATTGATGTGGCCAAGGGGGTTGAGGAACAGACCGAGCGATTGGTAGAGGTTTGTCGGATGCGCGACACGCCCGTGATGGTCTTTATCAATAAGTTGGACCGTGTGGGTAAGGATGGGATGGACTTATTGGATGAGATTGAGGAAAAGCTCAAACTCAATGTTTGTCCCTTGAGTTGGCCTGTGGGTATGGGCCCTGATTTTAAGGGGGTTTACAATATCTATGAAAAGCAACTCAATCTTTTTGCGCCAGGGACCAAATATGGGGACCTCACGGCTTTGGAAGATTTGGATGATCCTCTTTTGGATAAATTGGTAGGAGAGGACTATGCCGCAGAGCTGAGAGAAGAGGCCAATATGGTTATGGAAGTTTATCCCGAGTTTGATCGAGAAGCTTATCTCAAAGGGCAATTATCGCCTGTGTTTTTTGGCTCGGCGGTCAATAACTTTGGGGTCAAGGAATTGCTTGATTGCTTTGTAGAAGTGGCGCCCACGCCAACGGGTTTTCATACAGAAGAGCGAGATATTGAGCCCTTAGAGCCTAAGTTTACGGGCTTTATCTTTAAGATCCATGCGAACATGGATCCTCGTCACCGCGACCGTATTGCCTTTATGCGGGTTTGTTCGGGCGTATTTGAGCGCAACACCAACTACTTGCATGTTCGGAAGAACAAAAAGATGAAATTCTCGAATCCGACGACCTTTATGGCCTCTAAAAAAGAGGTGGTCGAGCATGCTTATCCAGGGGATATTGTGGGACTTTACGATTCGGGTAACTTTAAAATTGGCGATGGCTTGACAGAAGGGGAAACCCTACATTTTAAGGGGATTCCCAGCTTTTCGCCAGAGCTTTTCCGTTATATAGAAAATGCCAATCCCATGAAATCGAAACAATTGGCCAAGGGGATTGACCAATTGATGGATGAGGGAGTAGCGCAGATTTTTACTAAAACCTCTAACAATCGCAAGATTATTGGTACCGTAGGGCAGCTTCAGTTTGATGTATTGCAATATCGTTTGGAGCATGAATATGGGGCCAGTTGCCGCTATGAACCCGTACAGCTGCATAAAGCTTGTTGGATTGAGGCCGAAGATGAGGCAGAACTCAAGGAATTCTTGCGTAAAAAGGCTCAATTTATTGCTAAAGATAAAGATGGACGTTATGTCTATTTGGCCGAGTCTAAATGGATGCTCAGCACTGCTCAGCAAGATTACCCCAAAATTAAATTTCACTTTAAATCAGACTTTTAA
- a CDS encoding Rpn family recombination-promoting nuclease/putative transposase: MIKDRYINPLTDFGFKKLFGEAANKDLLIHFLNQLLPEKHQVEDLEYLPSERLPSSFLDRKVIFDIYCTSNRGEQFIIELQRSKQNHFIDRSIFYSTFPIQEQSERGDWNFKLWPIYTICILDFKINQPNPHNRVIRYVQLKDQDKELFFEDLTYIYIELPNFTKTLDGLEDLQDKWLYLFRYLAKLEDRPAALQERIFTRLFRAAEIASYSVEERQNYEVSLKKHRDIKNAIDTALEEGLEKGRAEGLEEGLKEGLEQGALAAKKAMAKQMQAANLPLEQIVQITGCPLEQIKNWLKD; this comes from the coding sequence ATGATCAAGGATCGCTATATCAATCCACTGACCGATTTTGGCTTTAAGAAGCTTTTTGGCGAGGCTGCCAACAAAGACCTCTTGATCCATTTTCTCAATCAATTGCTCCCCGAAAAGCATCAGGTGGAAGACCTAGAGTATCTACCAAGCGAACGCTTGCCTTCCAGCTTTCTGGACCGAAAAGTTATTTTTGATATCTATTGCACCAGCAACCGAGGCGAACAGTTTATTATTGAGCTGCAACGCAGTAAGCAAAATCACTTCATCGACCGCTCTATTTTTTATAGCACTTTCCCCATTCAAGAACAATCCGAAAGGGGCGATTGGAATTTTAAGCTCTGGCCCATTTATACGATCTGTATTCTCGATTTTAAGATCAATCAGCCCAACCCCCATAATCGAGTAATCCGCTATGTACAGCTCAAAGACCAAGACAAAGAGCTCTTCTTTGAAGACCTCACTTATATTTATATCGAGCTGCCTAATTTCACCAAAACCCTAGATGGGTTAGAAGACCTACAAGATAAATGGCTTTATCTTTTCCGATATTTGGCCAAATTAGAAGATCGGCCCGCAGCGCTGCAAGAGCGCATTTTTACTCGGCTTTTCCGTGCCGCCGAAATTGCCAGCTACTCTGTTGAGGAACGCCAAAATTATGAGGTCTCCCTCAAAAAGCACCGAGATATTAAAAATGCTATTGACACGGCCCTAGAAGAGGGCCTAGAAAAAGGCAGAGCCGAGGGCTTGGAAGAAGGCCTAAAAGAAGGACTCGAACAAGGCGCATTAGCAGCCAAAAAAGCCATGGCCAAACAAATGCAAGCCGCCAATTTACCCCTAGAACAAATTGTGCAAATTACGGGCTGCCCCCTAGAACAAATCAAAAACTGGCTAAAAGATTAG
- a CDS encoding DUF779 domain-containing protein, protein MAELVDATEKARQLIRELKAKHGELMFHQSGGCCDGSAPMCFEAGELMIDDSDVLLAEIEGCPFYMSAFQYKYWKYSHLTLDVVPGRGASFSLEIPLGVRFIIKSRLLTDEEAAQVKDA, encoded by the coding sequence ATGGCAGAACTAGTCGATGCAACAGAAAAGGCGCGGCAGTTAATCCGAGAATTGAAGGCCAAACATGGGGAGCTGATGTTTCATCAGAGCGGCGGTTGCTGCGATGGCTCAGCTCCAATGTGTTTTGAGGCTGGAGAACTTATGATTGACGATTCGGATGTTCTGCTCGCCGAAATTGAAGGCTGTCCATTTTATATGTCAGCTTTTCAATACAAATATTGGAAGTATAGTCATCTCACCTTGGATGTCGTTCCAGGTAGAGGGGCTAGCTTCTCCCTTGAAATTCCCTTGGGCGTTCGCTTCATCATCAAGTCTAGATTGCTTACCGATGAAGAAGCTGCTCAAGTTAAAGATGCATAG
- a CDS encoding lipocalin family protein: MKNLMFLFMAVLAFGLGSCNSEAPAALVEQGLEVTTRGQQAEEKAENFTAGKWEDQNTFVNLKLDGTFEASFDGETTIVGSWILSDDEKQLSLKAEESLEGKGSVFAKTYEVLEITPESLKVKDDEGQELAFKAA, translated from the coding sequence ATGAAAAACTTAATGTTCCTTTTTATGGCCGTATTGGCCTTTGGTCTTGGCAGCTGTAACTCAGAGGCACCTGCCGCCTTGGTAGAACAAGGCTTAGAGGTAACGACTCGTGGCCAGCAAGCTGAAGAAAAAGCAGAAAATTTCACAGCAGGTAAATGGGAGGACCAAAATACTTTTGTCAATCTAAAACTAGATGGTACTTTTGAGGCTTCTTTTGATGGCGAAACTACTATTGTAGGTAGCTGGATCCTTAGCGATGACGAAAAGCAGCTTTCGCTTAAGGCGGAGGAATCGCTAGAAGGGAAAGGCAGTGTTTTTGCCAAAACTTATGAGGTGTTAGAGATTACGCCTGAGTCTTTGAAAGTAAAGGATGATGAAGGTCAGGAGTTGGCCTTTAAAGCAGCCTAA
- a CDS encoding Ig-like domain-containing protein: MRQLPAYLLLALLALLLVQCAQQQPLQGGPKDEQPPELDLRRYSTPNYQTNFEEKEILLTFNEWVQLKNAQQQILISPPLEKKPKVKLKNKTVILRFQEELKENTTYSIQFGQSIVDFREGNPVKDLRFVFSTGDQLDSLQLGGQLLNAKTTAPVEEAWVMLYEGELGDSTPILERPNYLARTDEKGNFKLENLKAGRYILLGLMDKNNDYRYQANEEIAFWSEPIVLTDSSAGNPKLRLFAAETERKLLSAKQLAKEQAQLQWNKAFSDSLRIQPLDELEDWTYYQKEDYVWLFWKGAKGEELRFLLEAGDYRDTAKINLYTDLDPSKLRLIDPKKAGKARATDGPQIDKPLLHPKNPMLLDFGAPIQRIDTSLCVWQNDTGLVSGPLSFVPQGNYLWTLEAPKLASATYSLQLLPGALTDFWGNSNEDTLQATYALETDKTLGNILAQIQNADSNKQYVFELRRDQEEVVHSQLLSGQSEYALNFPLLPPGSYQIQLIWDENKDGQWTTGNYLQLQQPERISSSKELPLRPGWDNEIALDLKED; this comes from the coding sequence ATGCGTCAATTGCCTGCTTATCTGCTTTTGGCCCTTTTGGCCCTGCTTCTTGTTCAATGTGCTCAGCAACAACCTCTGCAAGGAGGGCCAAAAGACGAGCAGCCGCCAGAGCTAGATTTGCGGCGCTACTCTACGCCTAACTATCAAACAAATTTTGAGGAAAAGGAGATTCTACTCACTTTCAATGAGTGGGTGCAACTCAAAAATGCCCAACAACAAATTTTAATCTCTCCCCCTTTGGAGAAAAAACCAAAGGTGAAACTGAAGAATAAAACGGTTATTCTTCGCTTCCAAGAAGAACTGAAGGAAAATACTACCTACAGCATTCAGTTTGGGCAAAGTATTGTCGATTTTAGAGAGGGAAACCCCGTTAAAGACCTGCGTTTTGTCTTTTCTACGGGAGACCAATTAGATTCTCTTCAATTGGGGGGGCAATTGTTGAATGCCAAAACAACAGCCCCAGTAGAAGAAGCTTGGGTAATGCTTTATGAAGGGGAATTGGGCGATTCTACCCCCATCCTTGAGCGGCCCAACTACTTGGCCCGAACAGATGAAAAGGGCAATTTTAAACTGGAAAATCTAAAGGCGGGCCGCTATATCCTCCTTGGCCTGATGGATAAAAATAATGACTATCGCTATCAAGCTAATGAGGAAATTGCATTTTGGTCCGAGCCAATTGTTTTGACCGATAGCAGCGCAGGAAACCCTAAACTTCGCCTATTTGCTGCCGAAACAGAACGAAAATTACTTTCTGCTAAACAACTGGCCAAGGAACAGGCGCAGTTGCAATGGAATAAAGCTTTTTCGGATAGCCTTCGCATCCAGCCTTTGGATGAACTAGAAGATTGGACCTATTACCAAAAAGAGGATTATGTCTGGCTTTTCTGGAAAGGAGCAAAAGGGGAGGAGCTTCGCTTTTTATTGGAAGCTGGCGATTATCGCGATACGGCTAAAATTAACCTCTATACAGATCTAGATCCCAGCAAACTGCGCTTGATAGATCCTAAAAAAGCAGGCAAGGCTAGGGCGACAGATGGTCCCCAAATTGACAAGCCTCTTCTACACCCCAAAAATCCTATGTTGCTCGATTTTGGGGCACCAATTCAGCGCATTGATACAAGCCTTTGTGTTTGGCAAAATGATACAGGTCTAGTTTCTGGCCCCTTGAGCTTTGTACCCCAAGGCAATTATCTTTGGACTTTAGAGGCCCCCAAACTAGCTTCAGCTACCTATAGTCTTCAATTGCTGCCTGGAGCTTTGACCGATTTTTGGGGAAATAGCAATGAAGATACCCTCCAAGCTACTTATGCCCTAGAAACCGACAAAACTTTGGGGAACATCTTGGCCCAAATCCAAAATGCAGATAGCAACAAACAATATGTCTTTGAGTTACGCCGTGACCAAGAGGAAGTGGTCCACAGCCAGTTGCTTTCTGGCCAAAGCGAATATGCCCTCAACTTTCCACTGCTGCCGCCAGGCAGCTACCAAATACAACTAATTTGGGATGAGAATAAGGATGGCCAATGGACCACGGGCAACTATTTGCAACTACAGCAGCCCGAACGCATCTCTAGCTCAAAGGAATTGCCTTTGCGCCCGGGTTGGGACAATGAAATAGCATTAGATTTAAAAGAAGATTAG
- a CDS encoding AraC family transcriptional regulator, whose translation MLLPDNYRAGRPLHTLVEQQNTFAAAQAELHIFETHQMAEAVELQFRQPVLAAMLMGKKRMHLRDKEPFCFLPGESVLLPPNELMIIDFPEANMQQPTKCLALALDEDMVQKELDWLNTERPREDGLLWSFQSGNFHFTHSMAVQQILQRLIFLFTEGHPSKDLFVGMALKELLLRILQQENEVKLGEEDSRLAQLVQYIRQHLSEDLSVGELSKKACMSEPHFYRSFKAELGQSPNDFIQEERLKLAASLLLQTDQKIGDLALDCGFNSLSYFNRLFKRRYQKTPSRFRKEKQVG comes from the coding sequence ATGCTACTTCCTGATAATTATCGAGCTGGTCGCCCACTACATACTTTAGTAGAGCAGCAAAACACTTTTGCCGCAGCTCAAGCAGAGCTTCATATTTTTGAAACTCATCAGATGGCAGAGGCGGTAGAACTGCAGTTTAGACAGCCCGTTTTAGCGGCAATGCTAATGGGGAAAAAGCGAATGCACTTGCGAGACAAGGAGCCATTTTGTTTCTTGCCAGGTGAATCTGTCTTATTACCACCCAATGAGTTGATGATTATAGATTTTCCAGAGGCCAATATGCAACAGCCCACCAAATGTTTGGCTTTGGCCTTAGATGAGGATATGGTTCAAAAGGAACTAGATTGGCTTAATACGGAGCGTCCTCGAGAGGATGGCTTACTTTGGTCCTTTCAGTCAGGCAACTTTCATTTTACGCATTCTATGGCAGTGCAGCAGATTTTACAGCGACTCATCTTTTTATTTACGGAGGGGCATCCCTCAAAGGATTTGTTTGTTGGAATGGCGCTTAAGGAACTTTTATTGCGTATCCTACAACAAGAAAATGAGGTAAAACTAGGAGAGGAAGATAGCCGATTAGCACAATTGGTTCAATATATTCGTCAACATTTAAGTGAAGATCTTAGTGTTGGGGAATTGAGTAAAAAAGCTTGTATGAGTGAGCCTCATTTTTATCGCTCGTTTAAGGCAGAATTGGGCCAATCGCCCAATGATTTTATTCAAGAAGAGCGGCTGAAGCTAGCCGCTAGTCTTTTGCTCCAAACCGATCAAAAAATTGGAGATCTAGCCTTAGATTGTGGCTTTAATAGCTTGTCTTATTTTAATCGCCTATTTAAGCGGCGTTATCAAAAAACGCCCTCTCGTTTTCGGAAAGAGAAGCAGGTGGGCTAA